One Pseudodesulfovibrio cashew DNA window includes the following coding sequences:
- a CDS encoding response regulator codes for MPTIILVESVVLVCLILIAAYGLAMQKVSLDRLSGATHIRYESYQLADQLRQSSDDLTRMVRTYTATGDARFEKYFWEIVAIRDGMKTRPGGYGRIYWDFVTADAKPPSSGAGARVPLETLMRQAGVTDEEFDLLSRAKLNSDALILMEIEAMNAMKGIFKDAEGKYAKKGDPDPVRARGIVFGAAYHEAKRGIMQPINDFYAAIDMRTGKAVAQAQARVDFYRGLLVLVYPFSIAVVALLFLTTKLAQKVHVGQLENSIEQQGRYLEELREAKKQAEQASYAKSMFLANMSHELRTPLNGIMGMQQLLKSTRLDEEQSQYVSLAIQSAHRLTGLLSDILDLTKIESGKMRVVETPLDIARVFNLVEQLFGPACGQKGILLSRHMDEGIPPNLLGASVRLQQILNNLVGNAVKFTDTGTIAVSASPLKNSPPGQVRVLFSVSDTGIGIDENRIEELFEEFTQADEGFRRSYQGAGLGLSIVRQLVGLLGGNLCAMSEPGKGTAFHFSLPFTIGEALQPETEEAVAVPCEPSSSHAILLVEDESVNRLAIKSITERAGYRVVAVGNGKEALEELADHDYDLVLMDIQMPVMDGVEATRAIRDGATGEANRNIPIVALTAYAMAEDRDKFLKAGADEYLSKPVREENLVATVGTLLRKADKCAH; via the coding sequence TTGCCTACGATCATCCTGGTCGAGAGCGTGGTGCTTGTCTGCCTGATCCTGATCGCAGCCTACGGGTTGGCCATGCAGAAGGTCTCCCTGGACAGGCTGAGCGGCGCAACGCATATCCGGTACGAATCCTACCAGCTTGCCGACCAGCTTCGGCAGAGTTCCGACGACCTGACGCGGATGGTTCGGACCTATACGGCCACAGGCGACGCCCGGTTTGAGAAGTATTTCTGGGAGATTGTCGCCATCCGGGACGGCATGAAAACGCGCCCGGGAGGGTATGGCCGTATTTATTGGGACTTCGTCACGGCCGATGCGAAGCCCCCCTCCTCCGGGGCCGGGGCCAGGGTGCCGCTGGAGACGCTGATGCGCCAGGCCGGAGTCACGGATGAGGAGTTTGACCTGCTGTCCAGGGCCAAGCTCAATTCCGACGCCCTGATCCTCATGGAAATCGAAGCCATGAACGCCATGAAGGGAATCTTCAAGGATGCCGAGGGGAAGTATGCGAAAAAGGGGGACCCTGACCCAGTCAGAGCCAGGGGAATCGTCTTCGGGGCCGCCTACCATGAGGCCAAGCGTGGCATTATGCAGCCCATCAATGACTTTTACGCGGCCATCGACATGCGGACCGGAAAGGCCGTGGCCCAGGCGCAGGCTCGGGTAGACTTCTATCGGGGCCTGCTGGTGCTGGTCTATCCCTTCTCCATCGCCGTCGTCGCCCTGCTTTTTCTGACCACGAAGCTGGCGCAGAAGGTTCATGTGGGTCAACTGGAGAACTCCATCGAACAGCAGGGCAGGTATCTGGAGGAGTTGCGCGAGGCCAAGAAGCAGGCGGAGCAGGCCAGCTACGCCAAATCCATGTTCTTGGCCAACATGAGCCATGAACTGCGAACGCCGCTGAACGGCATCATGGGGATGCAGCAGCTCCTGAAGTCCACCAGGCTGGATGAGGAGCAGTCCCAATACGTATCCCTTGCCATCCAGTCGGCGCACCGGCTGACCGGACTTCTCAGCGATATCCTGGATCTGACCAAGATCGAATCCGGCAAGATGCGGGTTGTCGAAACCCCGCTGGATATTGCCAGGGTCTTCAATCTGGTCGAGCAGCTTTTCGGTCCGGCATGCGGCCAGAAGGGCATCCTGCTGAGCCGGCACATGGATGAAGGCATTCCCCCGAACCTGCTGGGCGCTTCCGTGCGCCTGCAGCAGATCCTGAACAATCTTGTGGGCAACGCCGTGAAGTTTACGGATACGGGAACGATCGCGGTGTCCGCCTCGCCGTTGAAGAACAGTCCGCCCGGACAGGTGCGGGTCCTGTTTTCCGTTTCGGACACGGGTATCGGCATTGACGAGAACCGGATCGAGGAATTGTTCGAGGAATTCACCCAGGCGGACGAAGGGTTCCGCCGCTCCTACCAGGGGGCGGGGTTGGGCCTGTCCATCGTGCGCCAACTGGTGGGGTTGCTGGGCGGCAACCTCTGCGCCATGAGCGAGCCGGGAAAGGGCACGGCCTTCCATTTCAGCCTGCCGTTCACCATAGGGGAGGCCCTCCAGCCAGAGACGGAGGAGGCGGTTGCAGTCCCCTGTGAGCCCTCCTCTTCCCACGCCATCCTGTTGGTGGAGGACGAGTCCGTGAATCGGCTGGCAATCAAGTCCATCACGGAAAGGGCGGGATACCGGGTGGTGGCCGTGGGGAACGGAAAGGAAGCTCTCGAGGAATTGGCGGACCACGATTACGACCTGGTCCTGATGGATATCCAGATGCCCGTCATGGATGGGGTGGAGGCGACCAGGGCCATCCGGGACGGCGCTACCGGTGAGGCCAACAGGAACATCCCCATCGTCGCCCTGACCGCCTACGCCATGGCCGAGGACCGGGACAAGTTCCTCAAGGCAGGGGCGGATGAATATCTCTCCAAGCCCGTTCGGGAGGAGAACCTGGTGGCAACGGTCGGCACCCTGCTCCGCAAGGCCGACAAGTGCGCTCATTAG
- a CDS encoding AAA family ATPase: MTDRPVLYVFSGLPGTGKTTLARCLSRHLGACFLRIDTIEQGLRDLCGCDVQGEGYRLAYRIAQDNLLNGVSVVADCCNPIALTRDEWNDVAERADSDRVNLEITCSDPTRHRERVESRSSDIQGLALPTWEDVLARKYDPWEGDDVIRLDTACRSIEESLDALLSAIENRP, translated from the coding sequence ATGACCGACCGACCCGTGCTGTACGTATTTTCCGGCCTCCCCGGGACAGGGAAGACAACACTGGCGCGATGCCTCTCGCGGCACCTCGGAGCATGCTTCCTGCGGATCGACACCATCGAGCAGGGGCTCAGGGACCTTTGCGGCTGTGACGTTCAAGGCGAGGGATACCGGCTCGCCTACAGGATTGCCCAGGACAATCTCCTGAACGGGGTCAGCGTCGTGGCCGACTGCTGCAACCCCATCGCCCTCACGAGGGATGAGTGGAACGATGTTGCCGAGCGAGCCGATTCCGACAGGGTCAACCTGGAGATCACCTGTTCCGACCCAACCCGCCACCGCGAACGGGTGGAGTCTCGCTCCTCCGACATACAGGGCCTTGCGCTCCCGACATGGGAGGACGTGCTCGCCAGGAAGTACGATCCATGGGAAGGGGATGACGTCATCCGCCTGGACACAGCCTGCCGGTCCATAGAGGAAAGCCTCGATGCGCTGCTTTCAGCCATCGAAAACCGGCCCTGA
- a CDS encoding cell division protein FtsX — MIGQLFRLTLRGIADFMLHPVAQLLTLVAVAMVTLLTGLILTGIFNVNLELAKSRGEVEFQVYWKTGLNGEAVRKDWGVVQAMPHLDEFKTYTPESALKELADTMGEGGDFSWLEENNPLPYSALASFKVPPEAQKQGWANALLTDLRSLPGVDQVDYTPFQGDLAQGWTTIAKAVIWPVLGFLGLVVSLVVHNTIKLSLMTRMDEVEILSLVGARPSYIRWPLLTGGFIQGLLGSLGGIGLLYAVHAFTADALNFPPFMLQIHFLPLSQLAMLAGGVTLVSMASSWVAVK, encoded by the coding sequence GTGATCGGGCAACTCTTCCGGCTCACCTTGCGCGGCATCGCGGATTTCATGCTCCACCCCGTGGCCCAACTGCTCACGCTGGTCGCCGTGGCCATGGTCACGCTGCTCACCGGCCTGATCCTGACCGGGATTTTCAACGTGAACCTGGAGCTGGCCAAATCGCGCGGCGAGGTGGAGTTTCAGGTCTACTGGAAGACCGGCCTCAATGGTGAGGCGGTGCGCAAGGACTGGGGCGTGGTGCAGGCCATGCCGCATCTGGACGAGTTCAAGACGTACACCCCGGAGAGCGCGCTCAAGGAGCTTGCCGACACCATGGGTGAGGGCGGCGATTTTTCCTGGCTTGAGGAGAACAATCCTTTGCCGTACTCCGCCCTGGCTTCGTTCAAGGTCCCGCCCGAGGCCCAGAAGCAGGGGTGGGCCAATGCGCTGCTCACGGACCTGAGGAGCCTGCCCGGTGTGGACCAGGTCGATTACACCCCGTTCCAGGGCGATCTGGCTCAGGGCTGGACCACCATCGCCAAGGCGGTCATCTGGCCCGTGCTCGGCTTCCTTGGGCTTGTCGTTTCCCTGGTGGTGCACAACACCATCAAGCTTTCGCTCATGACCCGCATGGATGAGGTGGAAATCCTCTCCCTGGTGGGCGCACGGCCGAGCTATATCCGCTGGCCCCTGTTGACCGGCGGCTTCATCCAGGGGCTGCTCGGTTCACTGGGGGGCATCGGCCTGCTCTATGCGGTTCACGCCTTTACGGCGGACGCCCTCAACTTCCCGCCGTTCATGCTGCAAATCCATTTTCTGCCCCTGTCCCAACTGGCCATGCTGGCCGGAGGCGTAACCTTGGTCTCCATGGCCTCCAGCTGGGTTGCCGTGAAATAG
- the ftsE gene encoding cell division ATP-binding protein FtsE: MVQVERLSHNFGSYWALKDVSFSLAKGEFLFLTGHSGAGKTTLLRLLYGALPVTRGRAVVSGMELNRLKRRQVPLLRRKVGVVFQDFKILPKRTVFDNVAMALEVRGMPRTHLERRVRAIIRAMGLEAKSYSLCERLSGGEQQRVAIARSMVANPELILADEPTGNLDFDLTMHLMEIFKQFHTYGTSVIMATHSREVLECVPDARILHLEGGRVVMDGDSSWYDPEGPGGTLGVAGVDDDEDEDSGEDDNPFGEGWS, from the coding sequence ATGGTGCAAGTGGAGCGTCTGTCGCACAACTTCGGTTCGTACTGGGCGCTCAAGGATGTCTCCTTTTCGCTGGCCAAGGGCGAATTCCTGTTTTTGACCGGCCATTCGGGCGCTGGCAAGACCACGCTGTTGCGGCTGCTCTACGGAGCGCTGCCGGTGACGCGCGGTCGTGCCGTGGTTTCGGGCATGGAGCTGAACCGGCTGAAGCGGCGTCAGGTGCCTTTGCTGCGGCGCAAGGTCGGCGTGGTCTTTCAGGATTTCAAGATCCTGCCCAAGCGGACGGTTTTCGACAACGTGGCCATGGCCCTGGAGGTCCGGGGTATGCCCCGGACGCACCTGGAGCGCCGGGTGCGGGCCATCATCCGGGCCATGGGCCTGGAGGCCAAGTCCTACTCCCTGTGCGAGCGGCTCTCCGGCGGCGAACAGCAGCGGGTGGCCATCGCCCGGTCCATGGTCGCCAACCCGGAGCTGATCCTGGCCGATGAGCCAACCGGCAATCTGGACTTCGACCTGACCATGCATCTCATGGAAATTTTCAAGCAGTTCCACACCTACGGCACCTCGGTCATCATGGCCACGCACAGCCGCGAGGTTCTGGAATGCGTGCCCGACGCCCGCATCCTCCACCTGGAGGGTGGCCGCGTGGTCATGGATGGAGACTCCAGCTGGTACGACCCGGAAGGGCCGGGCGGAACGCTCGGCGTGGCAGGGGTGGATGACGATGAGGACGAGGATTCCGGCGAGGATGACAACCCGTTCGGGGAGGGGTGGTCGTGA
- a CDS encoding tetratricopeptide repeat protein: MPLFRMVYTTVYSFVFLAVIPYLCFSFPMPELGAEIKTAAREGDPAAQYQLARMYFEGVTVERDVDKAMEWAAKAADQGQREAQFTLGLMYLGGKGVAQDTQKGIALVRAAAEQDMPRAQAVMALAYAQGEGVEKDTGKLVQWLKRAAHNEDAPSQYNLAVLYLAGQFVKRDVQQGKELLIRSADHNFLEAQVALGEVFLSGIAGKPDRVQACKWFAIAGSQGHPRANQLLMLVTKEMTKDEMNEAADQANAWIGARR, from the coding sequence ATGCCGCTGTTTCGAATGGTTTATACCACAGTCTACTCCTTCGTTTTTCTCGCCGTCATTCCCTACCTCTGCTTCTCCTTCCCCATGCCCGAGTTGGGCGCGGAGATAAAAACCGCCGCTCGAGAGGGCGATCCCGCAGCCCAGTATCAACTGGCGCGCATGTACTTCGAAGGCGTCACTGTGGAGCGGGACGTGGACAAGGCCATGGAGTGGGCCGCCAAGGCCGCCGATCAGGGCCAGCGTGAGGCGCAGTTCACCCTCGGTCTCATGTACCTGGGGGGCAAAGGGGTGGCCCAGGACACGCAAAAGGGCATCGCCCTGGTTCGGGCTGCCGCCGAGCAGGACATGCCACGCGCCCAGGCCGTCATGGCCCTGGCCTACGCACAGGGCGAGGGCGTGGAAAAGGACACCGGCAAACTGGTCCAGTGGCTCAAGCGCGCCGCCCATAACGAGGACGCGCCCAGTCAGTACAATCTGGCCGTGCTCTATCTCGCCGGACAGTTCGTGAAACGCGACGTGCAGCAAGGCAAGGAACTGCTCATCCGGTCCGCCGACCACAATTTCCTCGAAGCCCAGGTTGCCCTGGGAGAGGTGTTCCTCTCCGGTATCGCGGGCAAGCCGGACCGCGTCCAGGCCTGCAAGTGGTTTGCCATCGCCGGGAGCCAGGGCCATCCCCGGGCCAACCAGCTCCTGATGCTGGTCACCAAGGAGATGACCAAGGACGAAATGAACGAGGCCGCCGACCAGGCCAACGCCTGGATCGGGGCACGGCGGTAG
- a CDS encoding DEAD/DEAH box helicase, translating to MAHQVAHHRILDGADSRYAEPRRPLSAPLRHALSLMGIERLYSHQAEAADYVRAGRHVVAATPTASGKTLTYNLPVMERCLADPEAKALYLFPLKALAQDQLKAFNELAALLPEERRPTAAIYDGDTSPHFRKKIRNSPPNVILSNPEMVHLSMLPHHASWAEFLSGLTHIVVDEVHTYRGVMGSHMAMVFRRLLRLCEYYGAHPTFVFCSATIGNPVELCHLLTGLEVHPILESGAARGGRHMIFLNPDGSPAQAAIQLLQAALARDLRTIVYCQSRKLTELIALWAAEKSGKYKGRISAYRAGFLPEERREIEMRMADGDLLAVISTSALELGIDIGGLDVCIMVGYPGSVMATHQRGGRVGRSTRDSVVALVAQEDALDQYFMRNPDDFFSRPPESAMLNPYNPVIMDRHLVCASAELTLRRAETFLREPDIETRVEELVERGVLFEVAGDLPGHAAEIVSHRKRPHREVDLRGAGRSLHIEDNTQGGKAPVIGTIDEFRAYRETHPGAVYLHRGETYVVTDLDLGAKAVRSVRQRVGYYTKVRGSKSTDILEVLGQKACFGTRVYFGRLRVTEQITGYEKRSVRGGKLLGITPLDLPPLVFETEGVWFEVGHEIRRRCEDEFLHFMGGIHAFEHAAIGMLPLLVMTDRNDLGGISTPMHPQVDGPAVFIYDGMPGGAGLTRQAFDKAGELVETTLRTITGCECELGCPSCVHSPKCGSGNRPIDKRAAQFVLEAILHGDPKAIEPKDIDVNLPGIDLKRPAPKRYGVLDIETRYSADEVGGWNRADRMGVSIACVYDSEDGAMHDYEQDRMDDLVSHLKDFDLVIGFNHVKFDYAVLGGLHPFNFRSLPNLDLLVEINNRLGYRLKLDNVAQATLDIGKSADGLQALKWWKEGRLDLITEYCRQDVAVTRDVYLFGRENGHVFFTNKAGQKVKLPVDW from the coding sequence ATGGCGCATCAGGTGGCGCACCATCGAATTCTGGATGGCGCGGACTCCCGGTATGCCGAGCCTCGTCGTCCGCTGAGCGCGCCCCTCCGTCACGCCCTTTCGCTCATGGGCATCGAGCGGCTCTACTCCCATCAGGCCGAGGCCGCCGACTACGTGCGCGCCGGACGCCACGTGGTGGCCGCCACGCCCACGGCCTCGGGCAAGACCCTGACCTATAACCTGCCGGTCATGGAGCGTTGTCTGGCCGACCCCGAGGCCAAGGCCCTCTATCTCTTTCCGCTCAAGGCCCTGGCCCAGGACCAGCTCAAGGCGTTCAACGAACTGGCCGCCCTCCTCCCGGAGGAGCGCCGCCCCACGGCCGCCATCTACGATGGGGACACCTCGCCGCATTTTCGCAAGAAGATCCGCAACTCGCCGCCCAACGTCATCCTGTCCAACCCGGAGATGGTCCACCTGTCCATGCTCCCCCACCACGCCTCCTGGGCCGAGTTCCTGTCCGGCCTGACCCACATCGTGGTGGACGAAGTGCATACCTACCGGGGCGTCATGGGCTCGCACATGGCCATGGTCTTCCGCCGTTTGCTCCGGCTGTGCGAATACTACGGCGCGCACCCCACCTTCGTCTTCTGCTCGGCCACCATCGGCAACCCCGTTGAGCTCTGCCACCTGCTTACCGGCCTGGAGGTCCACCCCATCCTCGAATCGGGCGCGGCCAGGGGCGGGCGGCACATGATTTTTCTCAACCCGGACGGCTCCCCGGCTCAGGCCGCGATACAGCTTCTTCAGGCCGCCCTGGCCCGGGATCTGCGCACCATCGTCTATTGCCAGTCGCGAAAGCTGACCGAACTCATCGCCCTGTGGGCCGCCGAAAAGAGCGGCAAGTACAAGGGGCGTATCTCCGCCTACCGCGCCGGATTCCTGCCCGAGGAGCGGCGCGAGATCGAGATGCGCATGGCCGACGGGGACCTGCTGGCGGTCATCTCCACCTCGGCCCTGGAGCTGGGCATCGACATCGGCGGCCTCGACGTCTGCATCATGGTCGGCTACCCCGGCTCGGTCATGGCCACCCACCAGCGCGGCGGTCGGGTGGGGCGTTCGACGCGCGACTCCGTGGTCGCCCTGGTAGCCCAGGAGGACGCCCTGGACCAGTATTTCATGCGCAATCCGGACGATTTCTTCTCCCGTCCGCCCGAGTCGGCCATGCTCAACCCGTACAACCCGGTGATCATGGACCGCCACCTGGTCTGCGCGTCCGCCGAGCTGACCCTGCGTCGGGCCGAGACCTTCCTGCGCGAGCCGGACATCGAAACCCGCGTGGAGGAGCTGGTGGAGCGGGGCGTGCTCTTCGAAGTGGCGGGCGACCTGCCCGGCCACGCCGCCGAGATTGTCTCCCACCGCAAACGGCCGCATCGGGAAGTGGACCTGCGCGGCGCTGGCCGCTCTCTGCACATCGAGGACAATACCCAGGGCGGCAAGGCTCCTGTCATCGGAACCATCGACGAGTTCCGCGCCTACCGCGAGACCCACCCCGGCGCGGTCTACCTGCACCGGGGCGAGACCTACGTGGTCACCGACCTGGACCTCGGAGCCAAGGCCGTCCGCTCGGTGCGCCAGCGGGTGGGCTATTACACCAAGGTGCGCGGCAGCAAGAGCACCGACATCCTGGAGGTCCTCGGACAGAAGGCGTGCTTCGGCACCCGCGTCTACTTCGGGCGGCTCAGGGTCACCGAGCAGATCACCGGCTACGAAAAGCGCAGCGTGCGCGGCGGCAAGCTGCTCGGCATCACCCCACTGGACCTCCCGCCGCTGGTCTTCGAGACAGAGGGCGTCTGGTTCGAGGTGGGGCACGAGATCCGCCGCCGCTGCGAGGACGAGTTCCTCCACTTCATGGGCGGCATCCACGCCTTCGAGCACGCCGCCATCGGCATGCTGCCCCTGCTGGTCATGACCGACCGCAACGACCTGGGCGGCATCTCCACGCCCATGCACCCGCAGGTGGATGGACCGGCGGTTTTCATCTATGATGGCATGCCGGGCGGAGCAGGGCTGACCCGCCAGGCCTTTGACAAGGCCGGAGAGCTGGTCGAAACCACGCTGCGTACCATAACGGGCTGCGAGTGCGAGCTGGGCTGCCCGTCCTGCGTGCATTCGCCCAAGTGCGGGTCCGGCAACCGGCCCATCGACAAGCGCGCCGCCCAGTTCGTGCTGGAAGCGATCCTGCACGGCGACCCCAAGGCCATCGAACCAAAGGACATCGACGTGAATCTCCCCGGCATAGATCTGAAACGGCCCGCTCCCAAACGCTACGGCGTGCTCGATATCGAGACCCGCTACTCCGCCGACGAGGTGGGCGGCTGGAACCGCGCCGACCGCATGGGCGTGTCCATTGCCTGCGTCTACGATTCGGAGGACGGCGCCATGCACGACTACGAGCAGGACCGGATGGACGACCTGGTGTCCCACCTGAAGGACTTTGACCTGGTCATCGGCTTCAACCACGTGAAATTCGACTACGCGGTCCTGGGTGGGCTCCACCCCTTCAATTTTCGCTCCCTGCCCAATCTCGACCTGCTGGTGGAGATCAACAACCGGCTGGGCTACCGGCTCAAGCTGGACAACGTGGCCCAGGCCACTCTGGACATCGGCAAGTCCGCGGACGGCCTCCAGGCCCTCAAGTGGTGGAAGGAGGGCCGCCTGGACCTGATCACCGAATACTGCCGGCAGGATGTGGCCGTCACCCGCGACGTCTATCTCTTCGGGCGCGAAAACGGGCACGTCTTCTTCACCAACAAGGCCGGGCAAAAGGTCAAGCTGCCCGTGGACTGGTAG
- a CDS encoding response regulator, translating into MPTNRYAAKQADPIEPARILVVDDSSSVRYALDKSLSEAGFAVSLAVDGEEGLRYAVEQDFDLVITDIDMPNMDGFELCARLKGEFKTSHIPIIVLSTRDSDENVEQGFRLGVDAYLSKGGDMDENIQRIKDILQARSFLTGSRILVVDDSSSVRLFLQSDLEEEGFVVQTAENGREAMDLLPGFKPDLVITDLMMPEMDGAELCRAIKKSKEYGSLPVIVMSSLGDKPVMRRLMREGAASFLVKPFTTAQISIVIEEVFSSNFRLLLEEKERLRMEHELTLAAIASLVQALEARDPMTRGHSERVARIAVGIGGELGLSRFELDRLLLIGQLHDLGKIGVRDNVLLKKDRLDDVEYEHVKDHSNVVADILRPIKSLHDILEVTLYHHERWDGKGYPAGLKGEDIPFNARLVAVADVYEAITSERPYRDSMPRRVAVDIITEERGRQLCPTCVDAFLAWFERTGGNMDIPEEFRQDYES; encoded by the coding sequence GTGCCGACAAACAGATATGCTGCAAAACAAGCCGATCCGATAGAGCCCGCCCGAATTCTCGTGGTGGACGACTCCAGCTCGGTTCGCTACGCGCTGGACAAGAGCCTGAGCGAGGCGGGTTTCGCGGTCTCCCTGGCCGTGGACGGAGAGGAAGGGCTGCGCTACGCCGTGGAGCAGGACTTCGACCTGGTCATCACGGACATCGACATGCCGAACATGGACGGGTTTGAGCTCTGCGCCAGACTCAAGGGCGAATTCAAGACTTCGCACATCCCGATCATCGTCCTCTCGACCCGGGACTCGGACGAGAACGTGGAGCAGGGTTTCCGCCTGGGCGTGGACGCCTACCTGTCCAAGGGCGGGGACATGGATGAAAACATCCAGCGGATCAAGGATATCCTGCAGGCCCGCAGCTTCCTGACCGGCAGCCGCATTCTGGTGGTGGACGACTCCTCCAGCGTACGCCTGTTCCTCCAGTCCGACCTCGAGGAGGAAGGATTCGTGGTGCAGACGGCGGAAAACGGACGCGAAGCCATGGACCTCTTGCCCGGATTCAAGCCCGACCTGGTCATCACGGACCTGATGATGCCCGAAATGGACGGTGCGGAGCTGTGCCGGGCCATCAAGAAGTCCAAGGAATACGGCTCGTTGCCGGTCATCGTCATGTCGTCCCTGGGCGACAAGCCGGTCATGCGCCGACTGATGCGCGAAGGCGCCGCCTCTTTCCTGGTCAAGCCGTTCACCACGGCGCAGATTTCCATTGTCATCGAAGAGGTCTTCTCCTCCAACTTCCGGTTGCTGCTGGAAGAGAAGGAACGGCTGCGCATGGAGCATGAGCTGACTCTCGCGGCCATCGCCAGCCTGGTCCAGGCCCTGGAAGCGCGCGACCCCATGACACGCGGCCACTCCGAACGCGTGGCCCGCATCGCCGTGGGCATCGGCGGAGAACTCGGGCTATCCCGCTTTGAGCTGGACCGCCTGCTGCTCATCGGCCAACTGCACGACCTGGGCAAGATCGGCGTACGCGACAACGTGCTGCTCAAGAAGGACCGGCTCGACGACGTCGAATACGAACACGTCAAGGACCACTCCAACGTGGTGGCCGATATCCTGCGGCCCATCAAAAGCCTGCACGACATCCTGGAGGTCACGCTCTATCACCATGAGCGCTGGGACGGGAAGGGCTACCCCGCCGGACTCAAGGGCGAAGACATCCCCTTCAACGCCCGCCTGGTGGCCGTGGCCGACGTGTACGAGGCCATCACCTCGGAGCGGCCCTACCGCGACTCCATGCCCCGCCGGGTGGCTGTGGACATCATTACGGAAGAGCGGGGCAGGCAGCTCTGCCCCACCTGCGTGGACGCCTTCCTGGCCTGGTTCGAACGCACGGGCGGCAACATGGATATCCCCGAGGAGTTCCGGCAGGACTACGAAAGCTGA
- a CDS encoding TAXI family TRAP transporter solute-binding subunit has protein sequence MKILKLIKSHQTMTLLVYGGAALLLCAAVWVAYQYVEPLPPNKVTIATGGPSGAYAKYAREYADYFAKQGFELEIIETKGSMDNLAQMSAENSTIDAAFMQGGITTPEEHPDLQSLGSLYYEPIWLFHSRRAGLKNLTSLKRKRVAIGAEGSGTAHVVARLLEENGITAENSHLIDMGAGEAAPELVKGKLDALFAIAGTRSAVVESLTRPDSRVRLLSFDRAETYARSHPYLTKLTLPRGGIDLALDVPAKDVSLVAPTANLVVREDLHGALKYLFLLAADEIHRKGDIFARPGQFPNKEAVLFPLSSEAESFYKNGPPLLMRYLPFQLAVTLERLKILLIPLLTLLYPLFKVTPPAYRWQIRRRIFKWYKDLKALDIKAYDTTSPEEVREMLDELLALDKQVMETSVPLSYMDYIYSLRLHIRLIQIRLDKIATGSDGEEEAV, from the coding sequence ATGAAGATCCTCAAGCTCATCAAGTCCCATCAGACCATGACCCTGCTCGTCTACGGAGGAGCCGCCCTGCTGCTGTGCGCAGCAGTCTGGGTCGCCTACCAGTATGTCGAACCCCTGCCGCCGAACAAGGTGACCATCGCCACGGGCGGGCCCTCGGGCGCCTATGCCAAGTACGCCAGGGAATACGCAGATTATTTCGCGAAACAGGGCTTTGAGCTGGAGATTATCGAGACCAAGGGCTCCATGGACAACCTGGCGCAAATGAGCGCGGAGAACAGCACCATCGACGCGGCCTTCATGCAGGGCGGCATCACCACGCCCGAGGAGCACCCGGACCTGCAAAGTCTCGGCTCCCTCTACTACGAGCCCATCTGGCTCTTCCATTCCCGGCGCGCCGGGCTCAAGAACCTGACCAGCCTGAAGAGGAAGCGGGTGGCCATCGGGGCCGAGGGCAGCGGCACCGCTCATGTGGTCGCCCGTCTGCTGGAAGAAAACGGGATCACTGCGGAAAACTCCCACCTGATCGACATGGGCGCTGGCGAGGCCGCTCCGGAGCTGGTCAAGGGCAAGCTGGACGCACTGTTCGCCATAGCCGGGACCCGGTCCGCCGTGGTCGAGAGCCTGACAAGACCCGACAGCCGTGTGCGGCTGCTCTCCTTTGACCGGGCCGAGACCTACGCGCGATCCCATCCCTACCTGACCAAGCTGACCCTGCCGCGGGGCGGCATCGATCTGGCCCTGGACGTGCCCGCCAAGGACGTCTCCCTGGTGGCGCCCACGGCCAACCTGGTGGTTCGGGAGGACCTGCACGGAGCCCTCAAATATCTCTTCCTGTTGGCCGCCGACGAGATCCACCGCAAGGGCGACATCTTTGCCAGGCCCGGCCAGTTCCCGAACAAGGAAGCCGTGCTCTTCCCGCTCAGCAGCGAGGCCGAGAGCTTCTACAAGAACGGCCCGCCCCTGCTCATGCGCTATCTCCCCTTCCAGCTCGCCGTGACCCTGGAACGGCTCAAGATCCTGCTCATTCCACTGCTGACCCTGCTGTATCCCCTGTTCAAGGTCACACCGCCCGCATACCGCTGGCAGATCCGCCGCCGCATCTTCAAATGGTACAAGGATCTCAAGGCGCTGGACATCAAGGCCTACGACACGACCTCGCCCGAAGAGGTCAGGGAGATGCTGGACGAACTCCTGGCCCTGGATAAACAGGTCATGGAGACGTCGGTCCCGCTTTCCTACATGGACTACATCTACTCCCTGCGCCTGCACATCCGGCTGATCCAGATACGCCTGGACAAGATAGCCACGGGCAGCGACGGGGAGGAAGAGGCCGTCTAG